The following proteins are encoded in a genomic region of Reichenbachiella sp.:
- a CDS encoding metalloregulator ArsR/SmtB family transcription factor yields the protein MKLRRDPFQAIADPTRRAILVLLASQTMTAGAIAGNFDAARPTISKHLQILNECELIKSYQEGREIHYQLEVEKMKDIDQWLEQFRKIWESRFNQLDNLLLTIKKSQNEK from the coding sequence ATGAAATTAAGAAGAGACCCCTTTCAGGCGATTGCCGACCCCACCAGAAGAGCGATATTGGTGTTGCTGGCCTCTCAGACTATGACGGCTGGAGCTATTGCTGGAAATTTTGATGCGGCTCGGCCGACCATTTCGAAACATCTCCAAATTTTGAATGAGTGTGAACTCATAAAATCCTACCAAGAAGGTCGAGAAATTCATTACCAACTGGAAGTGGAAAAAATGAAAGACATCGACCAATGGCTGGAACAGTTTAGGAAAATTTGGGAGAGTCGATTTAATCAGCTGGACAATTTATTATTAACCATTAAGAAATCACAAAATGAGAAGTGA
- a CDS encoding two-component regulator propeller domain-containing protein, whose translation MRNCPEKVYLLVFTVWTICCSSVHAQNFPVGLPEIKNYTSKDYQWHPKNFQIVQGNNDLIYIGNSYGILEFDGKMWRKILLPNGLDGHTLNVDRKGNICIGAFNEFGQLVHKNTGDSYYESLVDFEESIGEVTGIWTSDFETIVATQTAIYQYKDHSLDLLFNIPKGLTFVEVKNRSLYYQSDKVLTVFDLGNRQVNKQLRQEQIVIGIIRNYIITQNGDFISLSSGSKESANSLPPEFEISKVVGLQSHHIALASQNQGLVILDENLKFLHHINSQHGLLSDNIFDLHEDREGNLWLALDNGISYIILNTPFTHYGISNGIRGMGYASAVHDSRLYLGTSQGVFVHKSQSEFEPLKGTEGQVYEFKSMDDQLFIAHEEGLFVLENGSLELIFDQYKVWTIKTVPNQKGLLLIGTEHGLYMIEPDSKKVNLLETFDESSRVVAFDGDQHLWVCHGNKGLFRMSLDFEKMKVQNIEFYSEKDGNLPTYISFVSQSKKGLLFSGENGIYQFDPSNKTFQLNQEISSFLKHNFYVDKIVEGTFQSLWIIQDNKITKLDPLDNGSYTLLPENIITELNGNLVGSYEYLHVYDSNNVVIGTQEGFAHFNVNANINYRINNQNNKKQTLIREVKFEQTDSSWLAPTKASPSLSLSHNFNNVTFTYASGYYQSREQIKFSFYLENKNDKSQPNWSDWHESNQNSFKNLVPGKYVFHVRSRGDLFKYSEHSSYPFIIQSPWYATRLSGILYTLIIIFIGVLIYKVRVAKIKQEKQEALLKKDEELEQQKLLAETEKIKLINDRLKEKVLLKNKELGSVALEITKKNEFLSQLKKGLTQIASSVTKDAEQKIKRSIRSIDQNMRSDNNWERFEMYFDESHQDFIKKLKEKQPDLTKSSINLCAFIKLDLSTKEIASLMNISVSGVEKRRYRLRKKLNLNSDTNLQAFLESI comes from the coding sequence ATGAGAAATTGCCCTGAAAAAGTATACCTTCTGGTATTTACCGTTTGGACTATTTGCTGTTCGTCTGTGCATGCGCAGAACTTCCCTGTCGGCTTACCCGAGATTAAGAACTATACTTCCAAAGATTACCAATGGCATCCTAAGAACTTCCAGATCGTTCAAGGAAACAATGACCTCATCTACATTGGAAACAGCTATGGCATCCTAGAATTTGATGGAAAAATGTGGCGAAAAATTTTGCTACCCAATGGACTAGATGGTCACACTTTAAATGTCGATCGAAAGGGAAATATTTGTATTGGTGCATTCAACGAATTTGGGCAGCTTGTACACAAAAACACGGGGGATTCCTACTACGAATCTCTTGTTGACTTCGAAGAATCCATAGGAGAAGTTACTGGCATTTGGACTTCAGACTTTGAAACGATTGTAGCCACTCAAACCGCCATTTACCAGTACAAAGATCATTCGTTAGACCTGCTTTTTAACATTCCTAAGGGCCTCACATTCGTTGAGGTCAAGAACAGAAGTTTGTATTACCAATCGGACAAAGTGCTTACTGTTTTCGACCTGGGGAATCGACAGGTCAACAAACAACTAAGGCAAGAGCAAATCGTAATTGGAATCATAAGGAATTACATCATCACACAGAACGGAGACTTTATATCTCTTTCATCTGGATCCAAAGAATCTGCCAATTCCCTTCCTCCTGAATTTGAAATATCCAAAGTCGTTGGCTTACAATCTCATCATATCGCATTAGCCAGTCAAAACCAGGGTCTTGTCATCTTAGATGAAAATTTGAAATTTCTTCATCACATCAACAGCCAGCACGGGCTTCTTTCTGACAATATTTTTGATCTGCATGAAGATAGAGAAGGCAACCTATGGCTAGCCCTGGATAATGGTATTAGTTACATTATACTGAATACACCATTTACTCACTATGGTATTTCTAATGGTATACGAGGAATGGGCTATGCCTCTGCGGTACACGATAGTCGTCTTTATCTAGGCACAAGTCAAGGCGTTTTCGTGCACAAATCTCAAAGCGAGTTTGAGCCCCTCAAGGGAACAGAAGGACAGGTTTATGAATTTAAATCAATGGATGATCAATTATTTATTGCTCACGAAGAAGGCCTATTTGTATTAGAAAATGGAAGTCTCGAACTTATTTTTGATCAATATAAAGTATGGACGATTAAAACAGTTCCCAATCAAAAAGGGCTTTTACTCATAGGAACAGAACACGGACTTTATATGATTGAACCGGATTCAAAAAAAGTCAACCTATTGGAAACATTTGACGAGTCCAGCCGAGTGGTTGCCTTCGATGGGGATCAACACCTTTGGGTCTGCCATGGCAATAAAGGACTTTTTAGAATGTCTCTTGACTTTGAAAAAATGAAGGTTCAAAACATCGAGTTCTACTCCGAAAAGGATGGGAATTTGCCCACCTATATTTCCTTTGTAAGCCAATCAAAAAAAGGACTCCTATTCTCCGGAGAAAATGGCATATATCAATTCGACCCTTCAAACAAGACTTTCCAACTCAATCAGGAAATCAGTTCATTTCTTAAACACAATTTCTATGTCGATAAGATCGTTGAAGGCACCTTTCAAAGTCTTTGGATCATTCAGGACAACAAAATCACCAAACTCGACCCACTCGATAATGGTAGTTACACATTACTCCCTGAGAATATCATCACCGAACTCAATGGAAATCTGGTAGGTAGCTATGAATATTTACATGTATATGACAGCAACAATGTGGTGATCGGTACCCAAGAGGGTTTTGCCCATTTCAATGTGAATGCTAATATTAACTATCGCATCAACAACCAAAACAACAAAAAACAGACACTGATTCGAGAGGTCAAATTTGAACAAACAGATTCGAGTTGGCTTGCTCCTACCAAAGCTTCTCCATCACTTTCATTATCTCATAATTTCAACAACGTTACTTTCACCTATGCCTCTGGCTATTACCAATCCCGAGAACAAATCAAATTCAGCTTCTATTTAGAAAATAAGAATGATAAAAGCCAACCCAATTGGTCGGATTGGCATGAGTCCAATCAAAACAGTTTTAAAAATCTGGTACCAGGCAAATATGTCTTCCATGTGCGCTCCAGAGGAGATTTATTCAAATATTCGGAACACAGTTCCTATCCCTTCATTATTCAAAGCCCATGGTATGCCACGCGGTTAAGCGGCATTCTTTATACTTTAATTATCATTTTCATTGGTGTTTTGATATACAAAGTCCGCGTGGCTAAAATCAAACAAGAAAAACAAGAAGCACTACTTAAAAAAGACGAGGAACTCGAACAGCAAAAGCTTTTAGCCGAGACTGAAAAAATAAAACTCATCAATGATCGACTCAAGGAAAAAGTGCTTCTTAAAAACAAAGAGCTTGGAAGTGTAGCTTTGGAAATCACAAAGAAAAATGAGTTTCTAAGCCAACTAAAAAAAGGACTAACCCAAATTGCCTCATCCGTAACCAAAGATGCTGAGCAGAAAATAAAGAGGTCTATAAGAAGTATCGACCAAAACATGCGATCTGACAACAACTGGGAAAGGTTCGAGATGTACTTTGACGAGAGTCATCAGGATTTCATCAAGAAGCTAAAAGAGAAGCAGCCTGACCTCACTAAGTCATCGATCAATCTTTGTGCATTTATCAAACTTGACTTATCCACGAAAGAGATTGCCTCACTGATGAATATCTCTGTAAGTGGTGTGGAGAAACGTCGATATCGCCTCCGTAAAAAGCTAAACCTAAACTCAGACACCAATCTCCAGGCTTTTCTTGAGTCCATTTAA
- a CDS encoding haloalkane dehalogenase, translated as MGKIVSTPDERFSHLKDYPFDPHYLEVEEDLRMHYVEEGPKDGPVVLLLHGEPSWSYLYRKMIPGLVEHNFRVIAPDLIGFGKSDKWVDKQAYSYQNHLDWLTTFIEQLDLNEITLFCQDWGGLLGLRLITVLGDRFSRVVASNTALPTGNIPMPDSFMQWREFSQHSPDFDIGKVLDMGTVQPLAEEVIAAYNAPFPSEEYKAGARVFPTLVPIHEDDKEAKNNQQAWEKLMQWEKPFLTIFGDEDRIMKGAEAVFQKLIPGAKNQKHQILHAGHFIQEEKGEELADLITQFYKANTSKD; from the coding sequence ATGGGCAAAATAGTAAGCACACCGGATGAGCGATTTAGCCACCTTAAAGATTATCCTTTCGATCCACATTACTTAGAAGTAGAAGAAGACCTGAGGATGCACTATGTAGAGGAAGGTCCAAAGGATGGACCGGTAGTCTTACTGCTACATGGCGAGCCGAGCTGGTCTTATCTATACCGCAAAATGATTCCCGGTTTAGTTGAGCACAACTTTCGAGTAATCGCGCCGGATTTGATTGGGTTCGGAAAATCAGACAAATGGGTCGATAAGCAAGCCTATAGTTACCAAAATCATTTGGACTGGCTCACAACATTTATTGAGCAGTTGGATCTAAATGAAATTACACTTTTTTGTCAGGATTGGGGAGGGTTACTAGGATTGAGATTGATTACTGTTTTGGGTGATCGATTCAGCCGAGTAGTGGCCTCAAATACCGCGCTGCCTACTGGAAATATCCCGATGCCCGATAGTTTTATGCAGTGGCGAGAATTCTCACAGCATTCGCCAGACTTCGATATTGGAAAGGTGCTCGATATGGGGACTGTACAGCCACTTGCTGAGGAGGTAATTGCAGCTTACAATGCGCCGTTTCCTTCGGAAGAATACAAAGCGGGGGCTAGAGTTTTCCCTACGTTGGTTCCCATCCATGAGGATGATAAGGAAGCTAAGAACAATCAACAGGCCTGGGAAAAGCTGATGCAATGGGAGAAACCTTTTCTCACCATTTTTGGAGACGAGGACCGGATCATGAAAGGAGCCGAAGCCGTATTTCAAAAACTAATTCCGGGAGCTAAAAATCAGAAGCATCAAATATTACATGCCGGTCATTTCATACAAGAAGAAAAAGGAGAGGAACTGGCTGATTTGATCACACAATTCTATAAGGCAAATACATCTAAAGATTGA
- a CDS encoding outer membrane beta-barrel family protein → MTRSTLITLFALASVAAYAQTRTQIVGKVVESGSNTPVEFATVAIIDLETKKPITGSTTSLEGAFAINTTEKEFEIEISFIGFEKKIIRDFQIINNRVDLGEVALKSDSKQLEEIVVEGEKSQTEFRIDKRVFNVGSDLSVAGASALDVLTNVPSVNVNIEGQVSLRGSTGVQILIDGKPSILTASNDGNALGSITADMIESVEVITNPSAKYEAEGTSGIINIVLKKEEKKGTNGSVSINAGVPHNHSIGFSLNYRTEKFNLFSQFGVGYRELPRDKTAYNQDLVTDTIIYSEGEEFRNEKFYNVILGTDYHINDRNVITLSGNYALEIEDQPSNTDFSMVDGTGQVVSQWNRTEETEATNPKYQFDLQYKRDFEDHKDHDLLVSATGSFFGKSQSSDFLDETTGGNENQDAQQKTETTFDEGKYTFKLDYTKPFADGFTLETGGQYLLNDVGNDYAVRNLENGIYVIDSTQTNDFEYNQDVLGLYGTMSYEKKNWGLKLGLRVENTELNTLLANTGEKNHQNYTNFFPTVHASYKVKENISFQGGYSRRIYRPRLWDLNPFFNIRNNYNIRQGNPDLLPEYTDSYEVGAVYNQDVISLSTSVYHRYTTGVIERISYFEDNVNITRPENIGTNNATGLEVNAQYEPLKWLSFNADFNYNYFVRNGELEGQIFDFTADQWTTKLTTKLKLPHDLDIEVVGNYRGAYETVQGHVSDMAFLDMGARKKILKGKGVINVSVRDVFASRIQESFVNQPEYNLYDRSLRGRFFTLGFSYGFGKGEAMTYSGRRR, encoded by the coding sequence ATGACTCGGTCAACACTCATTACCTTATTTGCCTTAGCCTCAGTGGCAGCTTATGCTCAAACACGAACACAGATCGTGGGCAAAGTAGTAGAAAGTGGAAGCAACACCCCAGTTGAATTTGCTACGGTGGCTATTATCGATCTGGAAACTAAAAAGCCAATCACTGGCTCAACAACTTCCTTAGAAGGAGCCTTTGCCATCAACACCACAGAAAAGGAGTTTGAAATTGAGATTAGTTTTATTGGGTTTGAAAAGAAGATAATTCGTGATTTTCAAATTATAAACAACCGTGTGGATTTGGGCGAAGTGGCCTTAAAAAGCGACAGTAAACAACTTGAAGAAATCGTAGTGGAAGGAGAGAAATCTCAGACAGAGTTTAGAATTGACAAAAGAGTTTTTAATGTAGGCTCTGATCTAAGCGTCGCAGGGGCCAGCGCATTGGATGTGTTGACCAACGTTCCTTCGGTGAATGTGAATATTGAAGGTCAGGTGAGTTTGCGTGGAAGTACTGGTGTGCAAATTCTTATCGACGGTAAGCCGTCGATTCTCACAGCCAGCAACGATGGTAATGCCTTAGGGTCTATCACCGCAGATATGATCGAAAGTGTGGAAGTAATTACCAACCCTTCTGCCAAATACGAAGCAGAGGGAACGTCTGGCATCATCAACATCGTGTTGAAAAAAGAAGAAAAGAAAGGAACGAATGGTTCGGTTTCTATCAATGCAGGCGTGCCTCACAACCATAGTATCGGTTTTAGTTTAAATTACCGAACAGAGAAATTTAATCTATTCTCACAGTTTGGAGTAGGCTATAGGGAGCTTCCAAGAGATAAAACAGCTTACAATCAGGATTTGGTTACTGATACTATTATCTACTCAGAAGGGGAGGAATTTAGAAATGAGAAGTTCTATAATGTGATCCTGGGGACAGACTATCACATCAATGATCGAAATGTGATTACGCTGTCGGGAAACTATGCATTGGAAATAGAGGACCAGCCGTCTAATACAGATTTCTCGATGGTAGATGGTACGGGTCAGGTCGTATCCCAGTGGAATAGAACCGAAGAAACGGAAGCTACCAATCCTAAGTATCAATTTGACCTTCAGTACAAAAGGGATTTTGAAGATCACAAAGACCACGATCTGTTGGTGTCTGCTACGGGAAGCTTTTTTGGAAAGTCCCAATCTTCAGATTTTTTGGATGAAACAACGGGAGGAAATGAAAATCAAGATGCCCAACAAAAAACAGAAACAACTTTTGATGAAGGGAAATACACTTTCAAACTGGACTACACCAAACCATTCGCTGATGGTTTTACCCTGGAGACAGGCGGACAGTACTTGCTCAATGATGTAGGAAACGACTACGCTGTTCGCAATTTGGAAAATGGGATTTATGTCATTGACTCAACACAAACCAATGATTTTGAATACAATCAAGATGTGTTGGGTTTGTATGGTACGATGTCTTATGAAAAGAAAAACTGGGGGTTGAAACTAGGATTGCGAGTGGAAAACACGGAACTCAATACACTACTAGCGAATACAGGGGAAAAGAATCATCAAAATTACACGAATTTTTTTCCGACGGTTCATGCCTCGTATAAGGTGAAAGAAAATATCTCTTTTCAGGGCGGGTATTCTCGCAGGATCTACCGTCCAAGGCTTTGGGACCTAAATCCATTTTTCAACATAAGAAATAACTATAACATCAGGCAAGGAAACCCTGATCTATTGCCTGAATATACTGATTCCTATGAGGTGGGAGCGGTTTATAATCAAGACGTAATATCCCTGAGTACTTCTGTGTACCATAGATATACCACTGGTGTTATCGAGCGCATTTCGTACTTTGAAGACAATGTAAATATCACCCGCCCCGAAAACATCGGAACTAACAATGCCACAGGATTAGAAGTAAATGCGCAATATGAACCCTTGAAATGGCTTTCTTTCAATGCGGATTTTAACTACAATTACTTTGTAAGAAATGGAGAATTGGAGGGGCAAATTTTCGACTTCACTGCTGATCAGTGGACTACAAAACTGACCACGAAATTGAAACTCCCACATGATCTGGACATTGAGGTAGTAGGTAACTATAGAGGAGCCTATGAGACCGTGCAAGGCCATGTGTCTGATATGGCATTTTTGGATATGGGCGCCAGGAAGAAAATACTGAAGGGCAAGGGTGTAATCAATGTGAGCGTACGAGATGTATTTGCCTCCAGAATACAAGAGAGTTTTGTGAATCAGCCGGAATATAATCTTTACGACCGATCATTACGCGGCCGATTCTTTACCCTCGGATTTAGCTATGGTTTTGGTAAAGGAGAGGCGATGACTTATTCAGGTAGAAGACGTTAG
- a CDS encoding Gfo/Idh/MocA family oxidoreductase, whose amino-acid sequence MSEIRTGILSFGMSGQIFHAPFLDLHHGFELSAVVERTKKQAATKYPSIRSYDSVDEILADDTIELIVVNTPNATHFDFALRAIQAKKHVLVEKPFATTSLEAKQLYEEAKKNDVQVFPYHNRRYDSDFQSVKQVLNYGKLGELVEAHIRFDRYKYGIGEKKAKEIPGPGAGLLYDLGPHILDQSLSIFGKPAHWEKRVGHFRPQTQVDDFATILLSYPSGLQVFVSTSLLVADPQPAFILHGTLGSYTKHRTDVQEKQLSEGMKPDDKDYGVELIENQGILTTVDKKGVKTQERVPAEPSTYMNLFEDVYQSIKFGKMYPVKQEEIIEQLEILES is encoded by the coding sequence ATGAGTGAAATTAGAACTGGAATATTATCTTTTGGCATGTCAGGCCAAATCTTTCATGCTCCTTTTTTGGATCTACATCATGGCTTCGAGTTGTCTGCAGTAGTTGAGCGAACTAAAAAACAGGCAGCTACTAAATACCCCAGCATCAGGAGTTACGATTCGGTAGATGAAATTTTGGCAGATGATACAATAGAATTGATTGTAGTAAATACACCTAACGCTACTCACTTTGACTTTGCCCTCAGGGCCATTCAGGCAAAAAAGCATGTATTGGTTGAAAAGCCATTTGCTACTACTTCGCTAGAAGCCAAGCAGCTTTATGAAGAAGCAAAGAAAAATGACGTTCAGGTTTTCCCTTACCATAATAGGCGCTACGATTCGGATTTTCAGTCCGTAAAACAAGTACTGAATTATGGTAAGTTGGGAGAATTGGTGGAAGCACATATTAGGTTTGATCGCTATAAATATGGTATAGGTGAGAAGAAAGCCAAAGAAATTCCAGGACCTGGCGCAGGATTGCTTTATGATTTAGGTCCTCATATTTTGGATCAGTCACTATCGATTTTTGGAAAGCCGGCGCATTGGGAAAAACGAGTAGGTCATTTTCGGCCACAAACACAGGTGGATGATTTTGCCACCATACTATTATCCTATCCTAGTGGGCTTCAGGTTTTTGTTTCTACCAGCTTGTTAGTGGCGGATCCTCAGCCAGCTTTTATTCTTCATGGCACCCTGGGATCTTATACCAAACACCGGACAGACGTTCAAGAGAAGCAGCTGTCAGAAGGTATGAAACCGGATGATAAAGACTATGGTGTAGAACTCATAGAAAACCAAGGCATACTTACTACAGTGGATAAGAAGGGTGTTAAAACTCAAGAGCGAGTGCCTGCAGAGCCTTCGACGTATATGAATCTATTCGAGGATGTATATCAATCTATAAAGTTTGGGAAGATGTACCCGGTCAAACAAGAGGAAATTATAGAGCAGCTGGAGATATTGGAGTCCTAG
- a CDS encoding TonB-dependent receptor — protein MRSICLLVLVFVNSWAFAQKISGVITDLQHDALPGAYVTNVTKGSHAHSDELGRFHLEVVGLGDTLSVSYIGFKTQQLVVSDLKGKLEIELAEHVVELSELTVTPDLNAIQALTKIDLNTSPVTSSQQVLRTVPGLMIGQHAGGGKAEQIFLRGFDIDHGTDFNMTVDGMPVNMVSHAHGQGYSDLHFLIPELIQDINFGKGPYNASKGNFTTAGYANIRTKSSLDASSIQVEGGQFNSFRTVGLFNLLNDKKQSAYLATAYNLSDGPFESAQNFSRINLMGKYNAQLGEDRIGLQFSHFTSSWTASGQIPQRAVESGQITRFGAIDDTEGGSTGRSNLKLDYIKTIDDRSFISNQLYYGFYDFELYSNFTFFLEDSINGDQIRQKENRQIMMATSEYNRSFDLGRVESFLKIGGSIRNDIVEDIELSHTANRVTTLEQIQFGDINETNLSAYAQWDIEMGKWLVSPMVRYDYFKFNYDDGLAGRQYFESQGIASPKLNMLYNHSSSMQLYFKSGFGFHSNDSRAITTGETDIILPRAFGYDLGFILKPTTKSFLNVAFWSLDLEQELLYVGDAGIVERGGETHRYGVDVSYRYQLTPWLFFNQDVNYTHARSVNDPEGQNYVPLAPGLTASGGLGVARSLGFYGGIRYRYMADRPANEDNSIVASGYTVVDMNVGYQMKNYTFGVNIENLFNTEWNETQFATESRMQNEPTSVEEIHFTPGTPFSLRAFIKVNF, from the coding sequence ATGAGGTCAATTTGTCTACTTGTTTTGGTGTTTGTGAATAGTTGGGCCTTTGCTCAGAAAATCAGTGGTGTGATTACTGACCTGCAGCATGATGCTTTGCCTGGCGCTTATGTGACCAATGTAACGAAAGGCAGTCATGCACATAGTGATGAATTGGGCAGATTTCATCTAGAAGTAGTGGGGCTCGGGGATACACTTTCAGTAAGCTATATTGGTTTCAAAACCCAGCAGCTGGTGGTATCAGATTTGAAAGGAAAACTAGAAATAGAATTGGCGGAGCACGTGGTTGAGCTTAGTGAACTCACCGTCACGCCAGATTTGAATGCGATTCAGGCATTGACTAAAATCGACCTTAATACTTCGCCGGTCACATCTTCTCAGCAGGTGCTAAGAACCGTACCCGGACTGATGATTGGTCAGCATGCTGGTGGAGGAAAAGCCGAGCAGATTTTTCTAAGAGGATTCGACATCGATCATGGTACGGACTTCAATATGACGGTAGATGGCATGCCGGTAAATATGGTATCTCATGCTCACGGTCAGGGCTATTCCGATTTGCATTTCCTCATTCCCGAATTGATTCAGGATATCAACTTCGGTAAGGGACCTTATAATGCTAGTAAGGGCAATTTTACAACGGCAGGTTATGCCAATATCAGAACTAAATCGAGTCTGGATGCCAGCTCAATTCAAGTAGAGGGTGGACAATTCAATTCCTTTAGAACGGTCGGATTATTCAATTTGCTCAACGACAAAAAACAATCCGCTTACCTAGCTACAGCATACAATTTATCAGACGGTCCATTTGAAAGTGCTCAAAATTTCAGTCGCATCAACCTGATGGGAAAGTACAATGCGCAGTTGGGGGAGGATAGAATCGGCTTGCAGTTTTCTCACTTCACCAGTAGCTGGACGGCCTCTGGTCAAATCCCGCAAAGAGCAGTAGAATCGGGACAGATCACCAGATTTGGAGCGATAGATGATACCGAGGGAGGAAGTACTGGCAGATCCAACCTGAAGCTAGATTACATCAAAACTATAGACGATCGTTCATTTATTAGTAATCAATTGTATTACGGATTTTATGATTTTGAGCTGTATTCTAATTTTACCTTCTTTCTAGAAGATTCGATAAATGGTGATCAGATTAGACAGAAAGAAAATCGTCAAATTATGATGGCTACTAGTGAGTACAATAGAAGTTTTGACTTGGGAAGGGTTGAGAGTTTTCTGAAAATTGGTGGGAGCATTAGAAATGATATTGTAGAAGATATCGAACTGTCTCACACTGCCAATAGAGTGACCACTTTGGAACAAATCCAGTTTGGAGATATCAATGAAACCAACCTATCAGCCTATGCACAATGGGATATTGAAATGGGCAAATGGCTTGTGAGTCCGATGGTGCGCTACGATTATTTCAAGTTCAATTATGACGATGGATTGGCTGGCAGGCAATACTTCGAGTCTCAAGGAATTGCCAGTCCAAAACTGAACATGCTGTACAATCATTCCAGCAGTATGCAGCTATATTTCAAAAGTGGATTCGGTTTTCACTCCAACGACTCTCGAGCGATTACTACTGGTGAAACAGACATTATATTACCCAGGGCTTTTGGATATGATTTGGGCTTCATATTGAAGCCAACGACTAAATCGTTCCTAAATGTAGCTTTCTGGTCACTTGATTTGGAGCAGGAACTGCTGTATGTAGGAGATGCTGGAATCGTGGAACGTGGTGGTGAGACTCATCGATATGGAGTGGATGTGAGCTATAGGTATCAGTTGACGCCTTGGTTATTTTTCAACCAAGATGTGAACTACACCCATGCGCGAAGTGTGAACGACCCGGAAGGTCAAAATTATGTGCCGTTGGCACCAGGATTAACTGCCTCTGGCGGATTGGGAGTTGCCAGATCGCTAGGGTTTTACGGGGGCATACGTTATAGATATATGGCAGATCGCCCAGCCAATGAAGATAACTCGATAGTTGCATCTGGATACACGGTAGTGGACATGAATGTAGGCTACCAAATGAAGAATTACACTTTTGGAGTGAACATAGAAAACCTATTCAATACCGAGTGGAATGAAACTCAATTTGCCACAGAATCTCGTATGCAAAATGAACCCACATCGGTCGAAGAAATTCATTTTACACCTGGGACTCCCTTCTCACTTCGTGCATTTATTAAGGTTAATTTTTAA
- a CDS encoding DUF4287 domain-containing protein, translating to MDQALKTMIDNMPEKTGKSLDEWKKILTKEAFEKHGEAVKYLKTEHGVTHGFANTIVLLSKEENRSSEDLVETQYKGKEALIPIYETLINHLQSLGNDITITPKKGSVSIIRKRQFVLIKPATKSRIDLGFKLKDKSVEDRLGDSGPFGTMCTHRVMISEVSEIDEELKGWIQEAYEQSV from the coding sequence ATGGATCAAGCACTAAAAACCATGATAGACAATATGCCTGAGAAGACAGGCAAGTCCTTGGATGAATGGAAGAAAATACTGACAAAAGAAGCCTTTGAAAAACATGGCGAAGCCGTGAAATATTTGAAAACTGAGCATGGAGTAACCCATGGGTTCGCAAACACTATTGTTCTGCTTTCGAAAGAAGAAAATCGATCTTCGGAAGATTTGGTAGAAACGCAATACAAAGGCAAGGAAGCTTTGATTCCCATTTATGAGACTTTGATCAACCATCTCCAGTCGCTTGGCAATGATATTACCATCACACCTAAGAAGGGAAGTGTAAGTATCATTAGAAAACGTCAATTTGTTTTGATCAAACCTGCAACAAAGAGCAGAATCGATCTTGGATTTAAATTAAAGGACAAATCAGTAGAAGATCGACTGGGCGACTCAGGTCCTTTTGGAACGATGTGCACCCATCGTGTGATGATTTCTGAAGTTTCAGAGATTGATGAAGAGCTAAAGGGATGGATTCAAGAAGCTTATGAGCAGTCTGTATAA
- the tpx gene encoding thiol peroxidase, translating to MATITLKGNPINTIGSLPANGTQAPDFDLIKNDLSHISLADYKGSRVILNIFPSIDTGICAASVRTFNEKAAGLANTKILCVSRDLPFAQARFCGAEGIDSVETVSDFASGKFGKDYQVTIADGPMANLHSRAIVILDEEHKVIYSEQVPEIVQDPDFEKALAALA from the coding sequence ATGGCTACTATTACACTAAAAGGCAATCCCATCAATACTATTGGCTCGCTGCCAGCAAACGGCACACAAGCACCAGATTTTGATTTGATAAAAAACGATCTTTCACATATCTCTCTTGCTGACTATAAAGGGTCAAGAGTGATTTTGAACATATTCCCAAGTATTGATACTGGCATCTGCGCTGCCTCAGTGCGTACATTCAATGAAAAAGCAGCAGGCTTGGCTAACACAAAAATTCTTTGCGTTTCGCGGGATTTACCTTTCGCACAAGCGAGATTCTGTGGAGCAGAAGGGATCGATAGTGTCGAAACTGTTTCTGATTTTGCAAGCGGAAAATTCGGGAAAGATTATCAGGTAACCATTGCGGATGGCCCCATGGCGAACCTTCATTCTAGAGCCATTGTAATACTAGATGAAGAGCATAAAGTCATTTATTCTGAACAAGTACCTGAAATCGTTCAGGACCCTGATTTCGAAAAGGCACTGGCTGCTTTGGCATAA